A genomic stretch from Microtus pennsylvanicus isolate mMicPen1 chromosome 11, mMicPen1.hap1, whole genome shotgun sequence includes:
- the Pnpo gene encoding pyridoxine-5'-phosphate oxidase encodes MTYGLLSVSVTFRRPSKWPGYLRHLCCRGAVMDLGPMRKSYRGDREAFEESHLTSLDPMKQFASWFEEAIQCPDIGEANAMCLATCTRDGKPSARMLLLKGFGKDGFRFFTNYESRKGKELDSNPFASLVFYWEPLNRQVRVEGPVKKLPEKDAENYFHSRPKSSQIGAVVSRQSSVIPDREYLRKKNEELGQLYQEQEVPKPEYWGGYILYPQVIEFWQGQTNRLHDRIVFRRGLTAGDAPLGPMTHHGEEDWVYERLAP; translated from the exons ATGACGTACGGGCTGCTGAGCGTCAGCGTGACGTTCAGGAGACCTTCGAAGTGGCCGGGCTACCTCCGTCACCTGTGCTGTCGGGGTGCTGTCATGGACCTGGGACCGATGCGCAAGAGTTACCGCGGGGACCGAGAG GCATTTGAGGAGTCTCATCTGACCTCTCTGGACCCCATGAAGCAGTTTGCTTCCTGGTTTGAGGAGGCCATTCAGTGTCCGGACATAGGGGAAGCCAATGCTATGTGTCTGGCTACCTGCACCAG AGACGGAAAACCCTCTGCCCGCATGCTGCTGCTGAAGGGCTTTGGCAAGGATGGCTTCCGCTTCTTCACTAACTACGAGAGCCGGAAGGGAAAAGAGCTG GACTCGAATCCCTTTGCCTCTCTTGTCTTCTACTGGGAGCCCCTGAACCGGCAG GTACGTGTGGAGGGCCCTGTGAAGAAGCTGCCTGAGAAGGACGCTGAGAACTACTTCCATTCCCGCCCCAAGAGCAGCCAGATTGGGGCTGTGGTCAGTCGGCAAAGTTCTGTGATCCCCGATCGGGAG TacctgagaaagaaaaatgaggaattGGGGCAGCTCTACCAGGAACAAGAGGTGCCTAAGCCGGAATACTG GGGTGGCTACATCCTGTACCCCCAGGTGATAGAGTTCTGGCAAGGCCAAACCAACCGCCTGCATGACCGCATTGTCTTCCGGCGAGGCCTGACAGCAGGAGATGCCCCCTTGGGACCTATGACCCACCACGGGGAAGAAGACTGGGTGTATGAGAGACTTGCACCGTGA
- the Sp2 gene encoding transcription factor Sp2 isoform X1 has protein sequence MSADPQMSMAATAAVSPSDYLQPATAATQDSQPSPLALLAATCSKIGPPAVEAAVTPPAPPQPAPRKLVPIKPAPLPLSPSKNSFGILSSKGNILQIQGSQLSASYPGGQLVFAIQNPTMINKGSRSNANIQYQAVPQIQGNSSQTIQMQPNLTNQIQIIPGTNQAIIAPSSSGHKPVPIKPAPVQKSNTTTTPVQSGANVVKLTGGGGNVTLTLPVNNLVNTSDAGAPAQLLTESPPTPLSKTNKKARKKSLPVSQPSVAVAEQVETVLIETTADNIIQAGNNLLIVQSPGGGQPAVVQQVQVVPPKAEQQQVVQIPQQALRVVQAASATLPTVPQKPSQNFQIQTTESAPTQVYIRTPSGEVQTVLVQDSPSTTTATTSTTTCNSPAPRAPQLSGTSKKHSAAILRKERPLPKIAPAGSIISLNAAQLAAAAQAMQTININGVQVQGVPVTITNTGGQQQLTVQNVSGNNLTISGLSPTQIQLQMEQALAGEAQPGEKRRRMACTCPNCKDGEKRSGEQGKKKHVCHIPDCGKTFRKTSLLRAHVRLHTGERPFVCNWFFCGKRFTRSDELQRHARTHTGDKRFECAQCQKRFMRSDHLTKHYKTHLVTKNL, from the exons cagatCCACAGATGAGCATGGCCGCTACCGCTGCTGTCAGTCCTAGTGACTACCTGCAGCCTGCTACTGCTGCTACCCAG GACTCCCAGCCGTCTCCCTTGGCCCTGCTTGCTGCGACATGTAGCAAAATTGGCCCACCAGCTGTTGAAGCTGCAGTGAcacctcctgctcccccacagcCGGCCCCACGGAAACTGGTGCCTATTAAACCAGCCCCTCTTCCGCTCAGTCCCAGCAAGAACAGCTTTGGCATCTTGTCATCTAAAGGAAATATACTTCAGATTCAGGGCTCTCAGTTGAGTGCCTCCTATCCTGGAGGGCAGTTGGTGTTTGCCATCCAGAACCCCACTATGATCAACAAAGGGAGCCGATCAAATGCAAACATACAGTACCAAGCAGTCCCGCAGATTCAAGGGAACAGTTCCCAGACCATCCAGATGCAGCCCAATCTCACCAACCAGATCCAGATCATCCCAGGCACCAACCAAGCCATCATCGCCCCCTCATCATCTGGCCATAAGCCTGTGCCCATCAAGCCAGCTCCTGTCCAGAAGTCAAATACAACTACCACCCCTGTGCAGAGTGGGGCCAACGTGGTGAAGCTAACAGGTGGGGGCGGCAATGTAACACTTACCCTGCCGGTCAACAACCTGGTGAACACCAGTGATGCTGGGGCCCCCGCTCAGCTCCTCACTGAGAGCCCCCCCACCCCACTGTCTAAGACTAACAAAAAAGCCAGGAAGAAGAGCCTTCCTGTCTCGCAGCCATCAGTGGCTGTGGCTGAGCAGGTGGAGACAGTGCTGATTGAGACCACAGCAGACAACATCATCCAGGCAGGAAATAACCTGCTGATTGTCCAAAGCCCTGGTGGGGGCCAGCCAGCTGTGGTCCAGCAAGTCCAAGTGGTGCCACCCAAGgctgagcagcagcaggtggTGCAGATCCCCCAGCAGGCACTGCGGGTGGTGCAGGCTGCCTCTGCAACCCTCCCCACCGTTCCCCAGAAGCCCTCCCAGAACTTTCAGATCCAGACAACGGAGTCTGCGCCAACCCAG GTTTATATTCGCACACCTTCTGGTGAGGTGCAGACAGTCCTCGTCCAGGACAGCCCCTCAACAACAACTGCAACCACCTCAACCACCACTTGTAACAGCCCTGCACCCCGAGCTCCCCAACTGAGTGGCACCAGCAAAAAGCATTCAGCTGCAATTCTCCGAAAAGAGCGACCCCTGCCAAAGATTGCACCTGCTGGGAGCATCATCAGTCTGAATGCTGCACAGTTGGCGGCAGCTGCTCAGGCCATGCAGACCATCAACATCAATGGAGTCCAAGTCCAGGGTGTGCCTGTCACCATCACCAACACTGGCG GGCAGCAGCAGCTGACAGTGCAGAATGTTTCTGGAAACAACCTGACCATCAGTGGGCTGAGCCCCACCCAGATCCAGCTGCAGATGGAGCAGGCCCTGGCTGGAGAGGCCCAGCCAGGGGAGAAGAGGCGGCGTATGGCCTGCACGTGTCCCAACTGCAAGGATGGGGAGAAAAG GTCTGGAGAGCAGGGCAAGAAGAAGCACGTATGCCACATCCCAGACTGCGGAAAGACTTTCCGGAAGACATCCTTGCTTCGGGCCCATGTCCGTCTGCACACTGGCGAGCGACCCTTTGTCTGCAATTGGTTCTTTTGTGGGAAGAGGTTCACACGGAGTGATGAGCTCCAGCGACATGCTCGAACCCACACAG GGGACAAGCGCTTCGAATGCGCCCAGTGTCAGAAGCGCTTCATGAGGAGTGACCACCTCACCAAACATTACAAGACCCACCTAGTCACGAAGAACTTGTAA
- the Sp2 gene encoding transcription factor Sp2 isoform X2, producing the protein MSDPQMSMAATAAVSPSDYLQPATAATQDSQPSPLALLAATCSKIGPPAVEAAVTPPAPPQPAPRKLVPIKPAPLPLSPSKNSFGILSSKGNILQIQGSQLSASYPGGQLVFAIQNPTMINKGSRSNANIQYQAVPQIQGNSSQTIQMQPNLTNQIQIIPGTNQAIIAPSSSGHKPVPIKPAPVQKSNTTTTPVQSGANVVKLTGGGGNVTLTLPVNNLVNTSDAGAPAQLLTESPPTPLSKTNKKARKKSLPVSQPSVAVAEQVETVLIETTADNIIQAGNNLLIVQSPGGGQPAVVQQVQVVPPKAEQQQVVQIPQQALRVVQAASATLPTVPQKPSQNFQIQTTESAPTQVYIRTPSGEVQTVLVQDSPSTTTATTSTTTCNSPAPRAPQLSGTSKKHSAAILRKERPLPKIAPAGSIISLNAAQLAAAAQAMQTININGVQVQGVPVTITNTGGQQQLTVQNVSGNNLTISGLSPTQIQLQMEQALAGEAQPGEKRRRMACTCPNCKDGEKRSGEQGKKKHVCHIPDCGKTFRKTSLLRAHVRLHTGERPFVCNWFFCGKRFTRSDELQRHARTHTGDKRFECAQCQKRFMRSDHLTKHYKTHLVTKNL; encoded by the exons atCCACAGATGAGCATGGCCGCTACCGCTGCTGTCAGTCCTAGTGACTACCTGCAGCCTGCTACTGCTGCTACCCAG GACTCCCAGCCGTCTCCCTTGGCCCTGCTTGCTGCGACATGTAGCAAAATTGGCCCACCAGCTGTTGAAGCTGCAGTGAcacctcctgctcccccacagcCGGCCCCACGGAAACTGGTGCCTATTAAACCAGCCCCTCTTCCGCTCAGTCCCAGCAAGAACAGCTTTGGCATCTTGTCATCTAAAGGAAATATACTTCAGATTCAGGGCTCTCAGTTGAGTGCCTCCTATCCTGGAGGGCAGTTGGTGTTTGCCATCCAGAACCCCACTATGATCAACAAAGGGAGCCGATCAAATGCAAACATACAGTACCAAGCAGTCCCGCAGATTCAAGGGAACAGTTCCCAGACCATCCAGATGCAGCCCAATCTCACCAACCAGATCCAGATCATCCCAGGCACCAACCAAGCCATCATCGCCCCCTCATCATCTGGCCATAAGCCTGTGCCCATCAAGCCAGCTCCTGTCCAGAAGTCAAATACAACTACCACCCCTGTGCAGAGTGGGGCCAACGTGGTGAAGCTAACAGGTGGGGGCGGCAATGTAACACTTACCCTGCCGGTCAACAACCTGGTGAACACCAGTGATGCTGGGGCCCCCGCTCAGCTCCTCACTGAGAGCCCCCCCACCCCACTGTCTAAGACTAACAAAAAAGCCAGGAAGAAGAGCCTTCCTGTCTCGCAGCCATCAGTGGCTGTGGCTGAGCAGGTGGAGACAGTGCTGATTGAGACCACAGCAGACAACATCATCCAGGCAGGAAATAACCTGCTGATTGTCCAAAGCCCTGGTGGGGGCCAGCCAGCTGTGGTCCAGCAAGTCCAAGTGGTGCCACCCAAGgctgagcagcagcaggtggTGCAGATCCCCCAGCAGGCACTGCGGGTGGTGCAGGCTGCCTCTGCAACCCTCCCCACCGTTCCCCAGAAGCCCTCCCAGAACTTTCAGATCCAGACAACGGAGTCTGCGCCAACCCAG GTTTATATTCGCACACCTTCTGGTGAGGTGCAGACAGTCCTCGTCCAGGACAGCCCCTCAACAACAACTGCAACCACCTCAACCACCACTTGTAACAGCCCTGCACCCCGAGCTCCCCAACTGAGTGGCACCAGCAAAAAGCATTCAGCTGCAATTCTCCGAAAAGAGCGACCCCTGCCAAAGATTGCACCTGCTGGGAGCATCATCAGTCTGAATGCTGCACAGTTGGCGGCAGCTGCTCAGGCCATGCAGACCATCAACATCAATGGAGTCCAAGTCCAGGGTGTGCCTGTCACCATCACCAACACTGGCG GGCAGCAGCAGCTGACAGTGCAGAATGTTTCTGGAAACAACCTGACCATCAGTGGGCTGAGCCCCACCCAGATCCAGCTGCAGATGGAGCAGGCCCTGGCTGGAGAGGCCCAGCCAGGGGAGAAGAGGCGGCGTATGGCCTGCACGTGTCCCAACTGCAAGGATGGGGAGAAAAG GTCTGGAGAGCAGGGCAAGAAGAAGCACGTATGCCACATCCCAGACTGCGGAAAGACTTTCCGGAAGACATCCTTGCTTCGGGCCCATGTCCGTCTGCACACTGGCGAGCGACCCTTTGTCTGCAATTGGTTCTTTTGTGGGAAGAGGTTCACACGGAGTGATGAGCTCCAGCGACATGCTCGAACCCACACAG GGGACAAGCGCTTCGAATGCGCCCAGTGTCAGAAGCGCTTCATGAGGAGTGACCACCTCACCAAACATTACAAGACCCACCTAGTCACGAAGAACTTGTAA